Within the Corallococcus exiguus genome, the region ACCCTGGCCGACTTCCTCTTCCAGTCCCGTGACGTCCTGCAGGACGCGTGGCTCCACGAAGCCCCGGGCTCTGGTGACACGTTCACGCATGGGCTGTCCGCGGTGGCGGCCCGGATGTCGAACCCGGACGCGCGCGTCTCCGACTCACTGGCGCGCGAGCTGTCGCTGCTGGTGCAGGGCTCCGACGGGCACCCCACGACGACCAACTTCCGGCGCCTGCGCGACACGGTGCTGCGGCTGTGGCGCGAGCGGGGCGGCGGGGGCTCGGGCGACGAAGAACAGGTGGAGCGCTTCCACGACGCGGTGGACGCGGTGGAGGCCGCGGCGCTGGAGGCCCATGTCCAGGCGCGGATGCTCGCGTCGCGCGAGGCAGCGGAAGCGGCGCGCGAGCAGGGCGCTCCGGACGCGTCCGGCCCCCGGCGTTGGGAGGACATCTTCACGCACCTGGGCGTGGGCGTGGCGGTGATGGCCGCGGAGGACAGCACCTTCGTCGCGGCGAACCCCGCGCTCGCGCGCATGCACGGGCAACCCGCGGAAGCGCTCAAGGGCCTGCGGCTGGAGGACCTGGTCGCGCCCGAGTCGCGCGGCGCGCTGCCCCGGCACATGGCCGCCGCCAGCTCCAAGCCGTTCCACGAATACGAAGCGCTGCACCTGCGCCGCGACGGCAGCCGCTTCCCCGCGTTCGTGCACGTGACGTCCTTGAGGGACGCCACGGGCCGCCGAGTGGGCCGCGCCGCCACGGTGCTGGACATCACCCAGCGCCGTCAGGCGGAGGCGGAGCGGCAGCGCCTGCTGTCCACCATCGAGGCGGAGCGCGCGCGGCTGGCGGCGGTGTTGGACCAGCTCCCCGCGGGCGTGCTCATCGCGGAGGCGCCCAGCGGCCGGCTGCTGTTGGGCAACCGCGCGCTGGAGTCGCTGCTGGGGCATCCGTTCCGGCCCTCGGCCAGCCTGGCGGACTACGAGTCGTCGCATCAGATGTTCACCGCGGACAACCAGCCGCTGGCGGACGACGCGTGGCCCATGGCCCGCGCGCTGCGCACCGGCGAGACGCGCCAGGCGGAGCCGCTCCAGGTGCGCCGGCCGGACGGCACCACCGCGCACCTGCTGGGCTCCAGCGCGCCCGTGCGCGACCGGGACGACCACATCGTCGCGGGCGTCGTCACGCTGGTGGACGTCACCGAGCGCCGCCGCGCGGAAGAAGCGGCGCGGGAGGCGGCGCAGTTCGGCGAGCGGCTCATCGCCATCGTCAGCCACGACCTGCGAAACCCCCTCAACGCCATCCAGCTGTCCGTCACCAAGCTGATGCACGGCGACGCGCTCCAGGAGCGCGACCGCAAGGCGGTGTCCCGCATCGCGCGCTCCGGCGAGCGCATGGCGCGGATGATTTCGGAGCTGCTCGACTTCACCCGCAGCCGGCTGGGCGGCGGCATCCCGATTGAGCGCGTGCCCGGCGACGTGCGCGCGGTGTTGCGCCAGGCGGTGGAGGAGCTGGAGGCGGCGTGGCCGGAGCGCTCGCTGACGTTGAGCGTGGGCCCGGGCCGCTACGACGGCGCCTGGGACGCGGGCAGGCTGCTGCAGGTGGTGAGCAACCTGGGCGGGAACGCGCTCCAGTACAGCCCGCCGGATTCACCCGTGCGCTTCACGCTGTCGGACGCGGACGCGCACGTGGTGCTGGAGGTGCAGAACGGCGGAGAGCCCATTCCGCCGGACATGCTGCCGCGTTTGTTCGACCCCTTCCGGCGCGGCGCGGGCAGCAACACGCACGGCGGCCTGGGGCTGGGGCTCTACATCGTCGAACAGGTGGTGAAGGGCCACGGAGGCCGCATCGAGGTGCGCTCGCGCGCGTCGGAAGGCACCGTCTTCCGCGTGCTCCTGCCGCGTGAACAGGCGCAGCCCGCGACACCGCCGGCTCAGTAGGCGGCGGCTAACTGCGACTGCGCGGAGGAGCGGAACGGCTCCAGCGCGCGCATCAGGTCGTCCAGGTCCAACGGCTTGGGGATGGACGCCCGGATGCCCTGGGGCACGGGGCGGGTGGCGCCCGCGCCCGACACGACGATGACGGGCAGGTTCGCGAGGCGCGGCTCCTTCTGCACGCGCTCCATCAGCTCCCAGCCGCTCATCACCGGCATCATCAAATCCAGCAGCATCACGTCCGGCGTGGGGCCGCGCCTCAGGCGCTCCCAGGCGTGCAGGCCGTTGCCGGCGACCTCCACGGCGAACCCTTCCAGCGTGAGGAACTCCTCCAGCATCTCACGGCTGTCGACATGGTCTTCCACGAGGAGGATGAGGCTTCGCATGGCTTCCGGGAGCCTCCCCCCGTCCGGCCCCGTCCGAAAGACCCCGTGTCCAGGGAACGTCCAGCCCTGGACGATAGGCCATTGGCACTGTGAGGCCCGCGCCACTCGGGGTGCCTTGGAGGGCAGGCGGCCGAGGCCATCCCCGCGAAAAGCGGATGGGGCCTCCCCCTTCCAGGCGCCAGGAGCGCGGAAGGCGAAGGCCCCACCGGGGACCTCAGGCTACAGGTCTGTTCAGCCCTGGTACTGGTGCACGGACATGA harbors:
- a CDS encoding sensor histidine kinase, whose product is MSLTLADFLFQSRDVLQDAWLHEAPGSGDTFTHGLSAVAARMSNPDARVSDSLARELSLLVQGSDGHPTTTNFRRLRDTVLRLWRERGGGGSGDEEQVERFHDAVDAVEAAALEAHVQARMLASREAAEAAREQGAPDASGPRRWEDIFTHLGVGVAVMAAEDSTFVAANPALARMHGQPAEALKGLRLEDLVAPESRGALPRHMAAASSKPFHEYEALHLRRDGSRFPAFVHVTSLRDATGRRVGRAATVLDITQRRQAEAERQRLLSTIEAERARLAAVLDQLPAGVLIAEAPSGRLLLGNRALESLLGHPFRPSASLADYESSHQMFTADNQPLADDAWPMARALRTGETRQAEPLQVRRPDGTTAHLLGSSAPVRDRDDHIVAGVVTLVDVTERRRAEEAAREAAQFGERLIAIVSHDLRNPLNAIQLSVTKLMHGDALQERDRKAVSRIARSGERMARMISELLDFTRSRLGGGIPIERVPGDVRAVLRQAVEELEAAWPERSLTLSVGPGRYDGAWDAGRLLQVVSNLGGNALQYSPPDSPVRFTLSDADAHVVLEVQNGGEPIPPDMLPRLFDPFRRGAGSNTHGGLGLGLYIVEQVVKGHGGRIEVRSRASEGTVFRVLLPREQAQPATPPAQ
- a CDS encoding response regulator, which gives rise to MRSLILLVEDHVDSREMLEEFLTLEGFAVEVAGNGLHAWERLRRGPTPDVMLLDLMMPVMSGWELMERVQKEPRLANLPVIVVSGAGATRPVPQGIRASIPKPLDLDDLMRALEPFRSSAQSQLAAAY